In Spirosoma sp. KUDC1026, the sequence TTGGTTGGTTTTTTATCATCTCTTCTGGCGTCAGGAAGACAAAATCCTCATACCTGTATTTACTGCCTCTTCTAGATAATCTGAATGGCCGCTTAACTTACCAGAAAATTCATGGCTTGTTTGAGGGTCCGCTCGTTGCCGGTTTCCGGATCGGTGTAGGAGCGCTCACCCACTTCAATGTCAACCTGTTTGCCAACCAGCTGTTTGGTATCCAGGTCTTTACCTTCTTCTACGTTGATGCCGGCCATCTCAAACAGGCTGATAATGCTGGGCATACCAGCCGATGACTGATAGAACCGGTGCGATACGTAGCCGTCTTCATTCTCGAAACGGCAGGCAAAAAAGGGAATATTTTTGTGCTCGCTCGTGCCTTCGTCAATGCTGGTAATCGTAACGGTATGGACGCCGTCGGCCAGCAGTGGTTTATCCTGTCCTTTTTCTACAGCAATTTTCATGATTCTGTTTGTATGTTTATTCTGTATTATAAACTGACAGGCTGTATGATTGTTTTATATCCTAGTCGGTAATTACTTCTTATTTTTTAGAGTTGGTTTTTAGCTTTTCCTGGTGGATATACCCCCATCGACGCATTTCCCGCACGATAGGATACAGGGACTGTCCATAGTCGGTGAGGTAATATTCGACGTGCAGCGGCACTTCCGAAAATACCTTACGCCAGATAATACCGTCCTGTTCCAGCTCGTCGAGTTGTTTGGCCAGCATCCGGGCGCTGATGGTCGGCAGGGCGTCGCGCATCATTCCAAACCGATTACGTCGCTGCTGAATCAGCATGATCAGCGTTGTTTTGCACTTCCCTTTCAGTACCTGCAAAAACGTATCAGAAGGACACTCGTATTCCTTTTCAGAAATTTCTTCGGACATAACTGGTTGATTCTTAGCAGTAGTGAATAAACGTGAACCAGGTGTATAAAATGTAACGGCTTGACTGCCAGCAGATGTATTGACTACCTTGCTGTCGTTACACAACGTTTATTCGTATGGAAAATACATTTCAAGGAATACTGGTTACGGAGAAAGAAGGTTCGTTCAGCAAAGAGGTTCAGTCCCTCGAGCTTGATGCGCTGCCCAAAAATGACACGCTGATCCGCGTTCATTACTCGTCTATAAATTACAAAGACGCGCTATCGGGAGCCGGCAACCGGGGCGTTACACGAAAATTTCCGCACGTACCGGGTATCGATGCCGCCGGAACCGTGGTCCGCTCCGCGAGCGGGGCCTGGCAGGAAGGCGAGGAAGTGATTGTGACGGGCTTCGATCTGGGAATGAACACCTGGGGTGGGCTAGGGCAGTACATCAGCGTTCCCGCCGACTGGTGCATCCGACTACCAGAGGGACTCAGCCTACGCGAGGCCATGTCCTATGGTACGGCTGGACTGACGGCTGGCCTGTGTGTTCACAAATTACTCCAGGCTGGCCTGACACCCGATAAAGGACCAATTGCTGTCAGTGGCGCTACGGGCGGGGTAGGCAGCATCAGCCTGGGGATTCTGAAAAAGCTGGGTTTCGACACGGTGGCCATTAGTGGTAAAATTGACTTGGCTGATTATTTCACTGAGACGCTGGGAGTTAGCGAAATCATCAATCGGACGGAGTTTATTGATGAATCAACGAAACCCCTGCTGTCGGCGCGCTTTGCCGGGGCTATCGATACGGTCGGCGGCACCGTGCTGACGACATTGCTACGTTCGTTGCACTACAACGGAGCCGTAGCCGCTTGTGGCATGGCGCAGTCGGGCGATCTGACAATGACGGTGTTTCCCTTTATTCTTAAAGGCATTAGTCTGCTGGGTGTCGATTCAGTGCAGTGTGCCATGGACACCCGGCGGGAGGTCTGGCAAAAACTGGCTTTCGACTGGCGGCCCGCACATCTGAACGATCTGGTGACCGAAATAGGACTAAGCGACGTAGCAGGCGTCATGGACGCTATGCTGGCGGGAAAAACCCAGGGGCGCACGGTGGTGAGGTTGGATTAAGGAAAAGATAGACTGGAAATAATAAGACGTAAGAAGATTGACTAGAGAGAATAAGACGTAAGAAGAAAGACGTAAGAGGTAGGAGGTTTCACTGGCCATCCTGCGTCTTACGTCTTTCTTCTTATTGTCTTTTCTCTTATGTCTCTTATTTCAACGCCGGAGCCGTAGTCGTTTTCGATTGGTACTTGTAGAGGTACTCGATCAGATCAGCTACCAGACCCGTCCAGCCTGTCTGGTGATTCGCCCCTAAACCCGCTCCGTTGTCGCCGTTGAAGTACTCGTAGAACAGATACAGATTTTGAAAATTAGGATCGTGCTGCATCTTTTCCTGGTCGCCATAGGATGGGATGCGTCCGCTGGCATCGCGTCGGAAGAGGTTGATGAGCCGCTCTGTAACCTGCATCAGGGCGTCTTTCACGCTCATCACCTGGCCCGAATGCGTTGGGTACTCAATCTCCAGATCGTCGCCGTAATACTGGTAGAATTTCAGCAGCGAATCGATCAGCAGGAAGTTCACCGGGAACCAGATTGGTCCACGCCAGTTTGAGTTGCCGCCGAACATGCTCATTTCGGATTCGGCCGCTACGTAACGAACCTGGAATACTTCGCTGTTCAACTCAAACTGATAGGGTGTTTTCTCGTGGTATTTCGACAGTGCCCGGATGCCGTAATCCGACAGGAATTCGGTTTCGTCGAACATCCGTTTCAGGATCATTTTCATCCGGTGACCGCGCAGCAGACTCAACAGATGTGTTTCGCCCTTACCCGGCTCGTGCCAGCGCGACACCAGCGACGCCAGATCCGGCCGGTTCGTGAGTACCCACTCAACCCGACGTTTAAAATCAGGCAGCTGTGAGAGTAACTCTTCGTCCAGAATTTCGACGGCGAACAGTGGAATCAGGCCCACCATCGAGCGGATTTTCAGTAGCCGGGCGTTCTGGTCCGGTGTATGCAGGACGTCGTAGTAAAACTGATCGACCTCATCCCAGAGACTGATGCCCTGTTTGCCAAGATTGTTCATGGCCGATGCAATGTGCAGGAAGTGCTCGAAGAACTTACTGGCCATGTCCTGATAGGACGGGCGAGTCAGCGAAATCTCGCAGGCAATCCGGAGCATATTCAGCGTGTACATGGCCATCCAGCCCGTACCATCGGCCTGCTCGATACGGCCGCCCATTGGCAATGGCTGCGAGCGGTCGAAGACCCCAATGTTATCGAGACCCAGGAAGCCCCCACCGAAAATATTGTTGCCTTCGACGTCCTTGCGGTTTACCCACCACGTAAAGTTCAGCAGCAGTTTGTGAAACACCCGCTCCAGGAAAGCTACGTCGCCTACGCCGTTCTGCTCCTTATCGATCTCGTACACCTTCCAGGTCGCCCAGGCGTGAACGGGTGGATTCACGTCGCTGAAATTCCACTCGTAAGCCGGAATCTGTCCGTTCGGGTGCATGTAATACTCCCGCAGAATAACCGCTAGTTGCCGCTTGGCAAAATGGGGGTCGAGCCGGGCGAGGGTAAGGGTATGGAAAGCCAGATCCCAGGCCGCAAACCAGGGGTATTCCCACTTGTCGGGCATCGACAGGATATTGGCCGTGTACATGTGTCGCCAGGTTTCGTTGCGGGCGTAGACACGTCCCTGGAACGGAATTGGCATCTGCGGGTCGCCTTTCAGCCACTCGTTGACATTGTAGTAGTAAAATTGTTTGTTCCAGAGCATACCCGCGTAGGCCTGCCGCTGGATGTTTCGCAGCTCCTGATCTTTTACGTTCCGCTGCAGATCGTCGTAGAACGTATTGGCATCCGCCAGGCGATCCTGCCAGATGCTGTCGAAATCGGAGAAGGCATTCGGTAAAGTGGTTTTGTCACTGAATCGCAGCCGGATGGTAGTGCTGCCCTTCGCGGGTACAACACGGGCGTACTGGGCCGACGCTTTTGTGCCGATCTGGTTCGGGTTGATAAAGCTTTTCCGATTGCCCGACGTGATGTAGTTGTTGATGCTATCCTTCGGGTATTTCGATACGTTAGGACGACCGTAGAGCCGTTCCGTGTTGGTATCATTGTCGCAGAACAGCAGCGCATCGGCGTTTTCGCAGTAGAGCTTGAACTTACCCATCTGCTTATGGCTCACCTCAATCTGCGTGTTGGAAATGCCGTTCAGCATGGGCCGGGCAGTGAACTGTTCGTAGCCCCACGCCCAGGTGTTCCGGAACCAGAGTGTCGGCAGCAAGGTCAGCGGAGCGTCCTTGTCCGAGCGGTTGTGAGCGGTCACGGTCACCAGCCAGTCGTTCTGATCGGCTTTGGCGTATTCGATGACAATATCGAAATATTCGTCCTGGTCGAAGATACCCGTATCCATCAGCTCAAATTCCGGCTCGGTCCGGTTCCGGCGCATATTCTCGATCACCAGCCGGTTGTACGGAAATTCCTGCTGCGGGTACTTGTACTGCATTTTCATGTACGAGTGCGTCGGTGTACTGTCCAGGTAATAGTACAGTTCCTTTACGTCCTCGCCGTGGTTACCTTCCGGGCCGGAGAGACCAAACAGACGTTCTTTCAGAATGGTGTCCTTATGATTCCAGAACGCCAGCGAAAAACAGATGATGCTTTTATTGTCGGAAATGCCGCCGATACCTTCTTCACCCCAGCGATACGCGCGTGAGCGGGCCATGTCGTGGTTGACATAGTTCCAGGCGTCGCCATAGGGGCTGTAATCTTCCCGCACCGTGCCCCAGGCCCGTTCGGAGAGGTAGGGTCCCCATTTTTTCCACCCTTTGTTGTCAGCTCGTTCGTAAATCCGTTCGCGTTCGGCAATAGCAGTCATGATAAGTAAGTCGGTCAGTACGGTAGAGCAGTTTACTCAGTAAAGTAAACTGGCCTCAAATATAGTATACGCACAGACTTCTTATTAGCAAAGACACTGCCGAAATGGTATCACCCCACCATTTTTCGCCTAAACCACTATTCACCGGTAGAACCCGAGCCAACGGGCTGTTCTAGTCCCGTACCGGAAAAAGTTTGAGCTGCCGATCCAGGTCGTCGATGGCCTGTTGTAGTTCGTGTTTGCTAACATTGATCGGCATGTAAAACGCCTTCTTGTCTGATTGCCAGCGTGGCAGTGCGTCGGAACTCAGCCGGATCTGAAAGCAGTAGTCGCCTTTGTCACGGG encodes:
- a CDS encoding MGH1-like glycoside hydrolase domain-containing protein, which gives rise to MTAIAERERIYERADNKGWKKWGPYLSERAWGTVREDYSPYGDAWNYVNHDMARSRAYRWGEEGIGGISDNKSIICFSLAFWNHKDTILKERLFGLSGPEGNHGEDVKELYYYLDSTPTHSYMKMQYKYPQQEFPYNRLVIENMRRNRTEPEFELMDTGIFDQDEYFDIVIEYAKADQNDWLVTVTAHNRSDKDAPLTLLPTLWFRNTWAWGYEQFTARPMLNGISNTQIEVSHKQMGKFKLYCENADALLFCDNDTNTERLYGRPNVSKYPKDSINNYITSGNRKSFINPNQIGTKASAQYARVVPAKGSTTIRLRFSDKTTLPNAFSDFDSIWQDRLADANTFYDDLQRNVKDQELRNIQRQAYAGMLWNKQFYYYNVNEWLKGDPQMPIPFQGRVYARNETWRHMYTANILSMPDKWEYPWFAAWDLAFHTLTLARLDPHFAKRQLAVILREYYMHPNGQIPAYEWNFSDVNPPVHAWATWKVYEIDKEQNGVGDVAFLERVFHKLLLNFTWWVNRKDVEGNNIFGGGFLGLDNIGVFDRSQPLPMGGRIEQADGTGWMAMYTLNMLRIACEISLTRPSYQDMASKFFEHFLHIASAMNNLGKQGISLWDEVDQFYYDVLHTPDQNARLLKIRSMVGLIPLFAVEILDEELLSQLPDFKRRVEWVLTNRPDLASLVSRWHEPGKGETHLLSLLRGHRMKMILKRMFDETEFLSDYGIRALSKYHEKTPYQFELNSEVFQVRYVAAESEMSMFGGNSNWRGPIWFPVNFLLIDSLLKFYQYYGDDLEIEYPTHSGQVMSVKDALMQVTERLINLFRRDASGRIPSYGDQEKMQHDPNFQNLYLFYEYFNGDNGAGLGANHQTGWTGLVADLIEYLYKYQSKTTTAPALK
- a CDS encoding YhdH/YhfP family quinone oxidoreductase: MENTFQGILVTEKEGSFSKEVQSLELDALPKNDTLIRVHYSSINYKDALSGAGNRGVTRKFPHVPGIDAAGTVVRSASGAWQEGEEVIVTGFDLGMNTWGGLGQYISVPADWCIRLPEGLSLREAMSYGTAGLTAGLCVHKLLQAGLTPDKGPIAVSGATGGVGSISLGILKKLGFDTVAISGKIDLADYFTETLGVSEIINRTEFIDESTKPLLSARFAGAIDTVGGTVLTTLLRSLHYNGAVAACGMAQSGDLTMTVFPFILKGISLLGVDSVQCAMDTRREVWQKLAFDWRPAHLNDLVTEIGLSDVAGVMDAMLAGKTQGRTVVRLD
- a CDS encoding winged helix-turn-helix transcriptional regulator — translated: MSEEISEKEYECPSDTFLQVLKGKCKTTLIMLIQQRRNRFGMMRDALPTISARMLAKQLDELEQDGIIWRKVFSEVPLHVEYYLTDYGQSLYPIVREMRRWGYIHQEKLKTNSKK